The DNA sequence GGTTGAGGTGTACCGGGACACGTACTACGACCGGCCTGACGGGTCGCTGGAGAAGGCCGACGAGGAGCTGCGCGTACGTACGGTGCACGGCGCCGACGGCACTCGTACGGTCCTCACCTATAAGGGGGCCGCGGTCGATGAGGCGTCCGGGTCGAAGCCGGAGCACGAGACCCGTGTCGAGGATGCCGACCAGGCGCACGCGATCCTCCGCGGTCTGGGGCATGTGGTGCTGATCGCGTTCGAGAAGCGGTGCCGCAACTACAACTTCACCGCGTACGGCCGGCGGATGCTTGCCACGCTCGTGCGGGTGCCGGAGATCGACGGGACGTTCCTGGAGGTCGAGACCCTCGTCGACGAGGACGACGTCACCGCGGCCCTGGACGACATCCGCGCCGTCCTCGCCGGGCTGGGTATCGGTGCGGACGATCTGACTCGGGAGACGTACACGGGCGCCGTGGCTGCGCAGCGCCGCTGACGTTTCGCTCCCTCGGTGCCCGGCTGGGCAGTAGCGTGTGCCCACTCGAATCTGGGGGGGGGCTTGGTGAGCAAGGGAAACGGCGGGGCGGTCGACGCTGGGGTGTTCGTCGCGGCGCTGGTGCTGCTGTTCGTGAGCATCATGAAGGATTGGCCGGTCGTCCCATGGCTGTGCCTGGTCGTCCTGATCGGTGTGATGGTGACGACGGCCGCGCGCCGGCAGCAGGCGGGCGGGGCGACGCCATCGGATGGGGAGCGGCCGTGGCGCCGAGGGCCGAGGTAGGCGCGCGCCAGGCATGGTGAAGGCCCCCGTCCTCGAGGTCCAAGGACGGGGGGCCTTGTGCTACTTCTGCGCCTGCTCGCGTGCCACCTGCTCCGCGATGGTGACTGGCGGCGGGGCTGGCGTCGGCCGGTGTGCCAGGGCTTCGCGGAGGGTGGTGGGTGCGTCGTCGCGGTGGACGGTGCGGACGCGGACGGTGCGGGTGTGCTGCTCGGCCATGGTGTGCCCTTCAGCTGGTTGCTCACCTTTCGGCTTCCAGCATACCTTCCAGCATCACTTCCGGTATGCTTTCCAGCATCATTCTAGTGATGTGGGAGGAGCCCGCATGGGCATCAACGAGATGACCGACCAGGAGTACAAGGTCATGGAGAACCGGCTCCGCCGCGCAGCCGACCGACAAGGTCTCCGGCTGGAGAAATCCCGGGCGCGGGACCCGCGAGCGATCACCTACGGCACATACATGATCATCGATGCGAACACGACCGCGCTCGTCGCCGGAGATAGCACGAACGGCTACGGCCTCACGCTGGACGAGGTCGAGGAGTACCTGACGGGCGACCGCGACTGACCCGGGCACGGACACAGCGAAGCCCCTCAGGCGTCCGTCACAGTCGCTTGAGGGGCTTTGTGCTGCACGCTACCGGCAGGGTCTGACAGCGGGCTCCGCAGAGCAGGGAGGGAGGCCTTACAGGGGAGGCTGAACCCCTGTTTGCAGGGTCCTGGAGGGCCTCGCAAGCCGCCTCCCTAGCCTCCCTAACCCGTCGTTTCCGCAGGTCATGCACAGGGAGGCAGGTGGGGGAGGAGGTGAGGGAGAACTCCCTCAGATGTCGTCGGCTCCCTCGTCGTCGATGTCGTCGGCGAGGCGCTGCAGGATGGCGTCCTGGACGCGGTCGCGGGACACGACCATCCGCCCGCCGGACTTGTACTGCTCGGCGTCGAACGGCTCCAACGCCTTCTTCAGATCCGCTGGCGACCACTCGCGGTAGGCGTCCGGGCGGCGCTCGGCGAGCCGGTGCAGGACCTCCTGTACGAGCATGCGCGGCTCGTCGCCGAGGACCGCGGCAACGTCGGCAAGCGGGTCGACCGGCTCGAACGTCGGCCCGTCCTCGGGGCCGGTGCCCTCGTACAGGCCCATGGCCCGCTCGACGACCGGCGTCACCTCGTCGGACTTCTCATCCTTGCGGACGTAGTGGGAGCGGATCACCTCGAACGGCTTGTTCGTGAAGCCCACGGTCACGGCCGTGCCGATGTCCTCCCCGGGAATCAGGGTGGTCGCGGTGATGCCGGCCTTGTGCCTGCCGGAGCCGAGGAGACCATCGTTGGCGACGTGGTCACCGACGGCGAACGCCACCCGGTGCGAGGTGTTGCGGGTGACGTCGCGCGGCAGGCTGTCCGCGGTCGGGGACACGGTCACCCAGATCAACGTGATGCCGACCTTGCGTGCCTTCTTCATCACCTTCACCGCGAGCTCGGCGGCCTCCTTGCCGTACTCCTTGTGCATGAACAGCTCGTGGCACTCGTCGAACACGACAACCTTCGGCCGCATCCGCGGGTCCCGCGCGGCGAGTTCGCGGGTCAGCTTGGTGTTCTCACCGCCGAGGGCCTCCAGCAGCTTGCCGCGTTCGGTGACGTCGTCCCGCAGACCGCGCAGAGCGTCCAGGGCGGCTTTGATCTGCTCGTCTTCGTCGCCCTTGACCAGCACCCGCAGGCGCGGCTTCAGCGGGTCATAGTCGACGTTGTACGCCATCACGTACGCCTCAACCTCGACGAGCGGGTCAAGGATCGCACCGAGGAGCAGGGCGATGACCAGCGACGACTTACCCGAGCCCATGATGCCGCCAACCATCCAGTTCGCCGCCATCAGCTTCCCCACAATCGGCTCGCCGCGCTGGGAGACGGCGACGGGCACGCCCTTGAAGTAGTCCGTGGTGCCCTCGGCGAGGAGCGGCCACGGCGGCACGGGACCGGACAGGGAGCCTTGGTCGGCCACCCACAGGTCGAGGACACCGGGCAGCTTCGGCGGTTCCGTCGGCCACACCTCGACCGGCTTCCTGAGGAGGTTGTGCGCCAGGACCGGCTTCTTCCCGGCGACCATCTCGACGGTGACACCCAACGGCAGCTGCAGCTGCGTGTGCCACCCGTTCCCGGACCGGGTCGTGGGCTGCACCCAGCGCGGCTTCCAGCCTTCCTTGATGGCCTTGTTGAGCTGCGGAATCGACAGGTTCTCCAGGGCGCGGAGGATGGCGTTCTCGTCGGGGACGACGTCCCGCTCCTCGCCCTGCTCGGGCAGTGCCCACGTGGGTGCGGTCTTCTGGCCGCGGCCGACCGCCCATGCGCCGGCCAGGGCCAGCCAGGGCAGCGCGTACAGCAGCGGCTCCCAGATGACGCCGGCGATGAACGCAACCCAGCCGACGAACTCAATCACCGCGTTCAGCGGGGTGAGGACGTCGTGCACGTCGTGACTGGCCCAGGCCATCAGGATGCCCAGCATCAGCAGCACCCCGGCCGCGCTCCCCGCCGCGGAGGCGATGGCTTTCGGGGCATTCAGCGCCAGCTGCAGCAGGTCCATGCGCCGCTTGTGCCTGGCAAAGCGATACGCGTAGGCCCGCTGCTCCCACTTGGTGACCATCTCCTCGTTCCCGGCGGCCTCAGCGATGCGCATCATCCGGTGGTGCATGGCCGTGGTGCGGGCCTCCCACGTGCGGCGGGCGAGGATGCGGGTCCCGCCCCACAGGTAGGAGCCGTGGCGGACGGTGAAGCGGTAGGCGGGGTGTTGGCGGGTGTCGACGAACACGCGGCGCAGGGAGTCGATGCG is a window from the Candidatus Eisenbacteria bacterium genome containing:
- a CDS encoding FtsK/SpoIIIE domain-containing protein, which translates into the protein MTDAPVKPINGHTEPAVSLLKFTPEPTAEKPTAAEDKPHNRRRVRIDSLRRVFVDTRQHPAYRFTVRHGSYLWGGTRILARRTWEARTTAMHHRMMRIAEAAGNEEMVTKWEQRAYAYRFARHKRRMDLLQLALNAPKAIASAAGSAAGVLLMLGILMAWASHDVHDVLTPLNAVIEFVGWVAFIAGVIWEPLLYALPWLALAGAWAVGRGQKTAPTWALPEQGEERDVVPDENAILRALENLSIPQLNKAIKEGWKPRWVQPTTRSGNGWHTQLQLPLGVTVEMVAGKKPVLAHNLLRKPVEVWPTEPPKLPGVLDLWVADQGSLSGPVPPWPLLAEGTTDYFKGVPVAVSQRGEPIVGKLMAANWMVGGIMGSGKSSLVIALLLGAILDPLVEVEAYVMAYNVDYDPLKPRLRVLVKGDEDEQIKAALDALRGLRDDVTERGKLLEALGGENTKLTRELAARDPRMRPKVVVFDECHELFMHKEYGKEAAELAVKVMKKARKVGITLIWVTVSPTADSLPRDVTRNTSHRVAFAVGDHVANDGLLGSGRHKAGITATTLIPGEDIGTAVTVGFTNKPFEVIRSHYVRKDEKSDEVTPVVERAMGLYEGTGPEDGPTFEPVDPLADVAAVLGDEPRMLVQEVLHRLAERRPDAYREWSPADLKKALEPFDAEQYKSGGRMVVSRDRVQDAILQRLADDIDDEGADDI
- the cyaB gene encoding class IV adenylate cyclase, giving the protein MIEAELKARVQAPEQVMRLLDERATARVEVYRDTYYDRPDGSLEKADEELRVRTVHGADGTRTVLTYKGAAVDEASGSKPEHETRVEDADQAHAILRGLGHVVLIAFEKRCRNYNFTAYGRRMLATLVRVPEIDGTFLEVETLVDEDDVTAALDDIRAVLAGLGIGADDLTRETYTGAVAAQRR